The Candidatus Thorarchaeota archaeon DNA window CAAGTTTCCGTTCATGAGTCATAATCCGCGGAGAATGGAGTAGTTTCTTCTCGTACAGCTGTTTCAGTCTATACCTAATTGTTCTTGGTTTCGGTAAACCAGAATCGGACTCGCGGGTTTCATACAGCTTTTCGAGGTAATTGTGGATTTCCCTTGCTGATGCCTTAGCTCCCAATTCATCCAATGCGGCCATGATATCGAGATCTGTTTGGTCAATGTCAAGCCTACTCATTTTACCATCCCTAGGTGTCTGTCTCAGTCAATCGGAATGTTTTCCGGCAAATTGCGGGATTATCGACTGGGAGTATTGTACTCTACTTACGTACTTGGCAAATCTTATATAATCTTTGCCATTAATTCAATTGGAATAAACGTTTGGCAATATATGAGTTATTTGATTACCAACTATTCGGAAGGGTTGGTGTCCTGAACGCGTATTGTGCCAGACAACCAGGCAGTGAAAGAAAATGGGTATCAGCCTACCAAGAAGTGCCCTGATTGTACTAGACAACCTGGCAAGCCAAGGTCCTGCATGTCCGAAAGAGATCGCAGACAGACTCGACATAGCCCCTAGAACGGTTAGCTTCGCACTTCGGAAGCTCAGAAAAAAGGAGCTATGTAAGAGAGTGCCTAACTTCCACGATATGCGGAAACCGAAGTATCTCGCCAACAAGGAGAAGGTCGAGGATCTTCAGGCAAAAATCGACAAATGGCGTGCCCAGCTGAATGTGCAGTTCAAGGTACTCTAACGCTAGTAAGTAGAACAACCGGGGATAATTCTCTCTCCAAGAATCGCTATCTCTCCATCTCCATCCGCAACTCCACGAAGGATTACAAGGAGGGAGAGTCCCCATCTCTCTTTTAGAAAAAGCACTGAATGACTAATACAGTTCAACTATTATCAGCGAATTCCTGGATGGTCTGAGTGCATTTCTCTGTCATTGATTGCCAATCCTCATCTTCTTCATCATAGAGATCATACGCACGATACTTTGGTACAAGTGAAGGGGCGTGTTGGGTTTGGAAAAAGAAAGATCTGAGATGGGGGCGCAGTTTGTCAAACGCTGTAAGGAAGTCCTTTGCCTCTTCCATTGGAAGACCAAATCGTATGCAGAAGTCCGTTGGAGATTGCATCATAAGATACAATGGGAACGGCAATTCATAGAAACAGCCCAGAATCGAGTCATATGGTTTCTGAAGCTGGATGAAACATGAAACAAGGAGCTCATTACCGAATTCACCAATGACGCACTTGTAGCCCTTAATGACTCCCTCGTTTTCTAACCGGTCTATCCTTCTGTTGACTTGGGTTTCTGAAAGGGAAAGGTTCTGGCCAAGTTCCTTGAGAGTCATATCCGCGTTACGCCGAAGAGACCGCAGCAATTTGAGATCCTTGGCATCAAAATCAACACGCCGAGGTCTCTCTGTAATAGGAGGTTTGAATTCGTCTTCATCAAGGCAATCATCAATTATGTCGGGCCATTGTGACCATTCCCAAGTCCATTTTTCCTCATGACAGTAATGGGTGAAGTCAACGGGCTTGACATGAAAATCTGTTAGATCAAACAGATGGTAATCAGAAATCAAACCATGCTTTTTCATCTGAACCGCAATTTCTTCGTTTGCGGCAGGTTCCGAAAGAGTGTAAACTGAGTGCACAACATAGCCATTGTATTTC harbors:
- a CDS encoding MarR family transcriptional regulator, whose amino-acid sequence is MGISLPRSALIVLDNLASQGPACPKEIADRLDIAPRTVSFALRKLRKKELCKRVPNFHDMRKPKYLANKEKVEDLQAKIDKWRAQLNVQFKVL
- a CDS encoding AsnC family transcriptional regulator translates to MAEYELDEKDILILNALEKYGAKKSTGELEDLLNIPARTIRYRLSKMKENDILLSPYAMTYERKLGLGEHILIMNQTTPSTRKLDQLIKTMPPFYWFSPTYGKYNGYVVHSVYTLSEPAANEEIAVQMKKHGLISDYHLFDLTDFHVKPVDFTHYCHEEKWTWEWSQWPDIIDDCLDEDEFKPPITERPRRVDFDAKDLKLLRSLRRNADMTLKELGQNLSLSETQVNRRIDRLENEGVIKGYKCVIGEFGNELLVSCFIQLQKPYDSILGCFYELPFPLYLMMQSPTDFCIRFGLPMEEAKDFLTAFDKLRPHLRSFFFQTQHAPSLVPKYRAYDLYDEEDEDWQSMTEKCTQTIQEFADNS